GAGGCTGCTATGGCAGATGTTGAAAGGCTTCCGCACAATATCTGCACTGATATTGAACCCCCAAAAGGTATCGTTTCAGCGACAGATAAGACGAATGAATCCGATGTACTGCTTCAGCTCGAAGAGCTGGTGAAAAGCGGCAAAGGGTTTGTGGTGGCCGATACCGCCGAATATATTGAAGGTACGGGCTATAACGTAAGCCGCGTAGTAACCAAACGGCTTCACAGCGGAGAGTTTGCCGTTCAGGGCCATATCGACCTTCACGGTCAAAGTGTCGAAAGTGCCCGAACCCTTTTTGACCATTTTTTCAAAGAAAGTATTGCCAGCGGCAAGAGAATGATTCTCATCATACACGGGCGCGGTCTATCTTCACCAGCTGATCCGGTATTAAAAACAAAGGTAATTCAATGGCTCACCAGCGGACCATGGCGCAAATGGGTCATGGCATACGCCAGTGCCCGCTTATGCGACGGTGGTGCCGGCGCCACCTATGTGCTTCTAAGAAGACGTCCGGCAACCAAACGATTGAAAAGAAAAAAACGCCTGTAAAAAAAGTGCTTGACAAAAACCAAACAGATCATTAAATACTGCCGTTTTAAATTGAAAACCAGCTGCCCCCATCGCGTGTTTCAACAGATGGGGGTTTTCAATCCTAAACGGTGAAGGAACACTACATGAAGACAGACATCAATAAGGTCAGAAATATTGGTATCAGTGCGCATATTGACTCTGGCAAAACCACCTTGACTGAACGCATCCTGTTTTACACCCAGCGTATTCACACGATGCACGATGTGAAGGGCAAAGACGGTGTCGGTGCCACCATGGATTCCATGGAACTTGAAAAGGAGCGCGGCATCACCATTGCTTCAGCCGCCACCTATTGCGAATGGCAAGACCACGAGATCAACATCATTGACACGCCCGGACATGTCGACTTTACCATAGAGGTTGAGCGCTCCCTGCGGGTCTTGGACGGCGCCATTCTGGTTCTGTGTGCCGTCGCCGGTGTTCAATCGCAGTCAATTACTGTCGACCAGCAGATGAAGCGCTATAAAGTGCCCGGTATCGCCTTTATTAACAAGTGTGACCGTAGCGGTGCCAATCCAGAACGGGTGATTGCGCAGTTGAAAGATAAACTGGGACATAATGCCGTCGCCATGCAACTACCCATCGGTTTGGAGGCGGGCTTCGAAGGCGTTATCGACCTGGTTTCGATGCAGGCTGTCTATTTTGATGGTGATAAAGGCGAATCCGTTCGCCACGCTCAGATACCGGCAGAACGGTTGGCTGCAGCGCAAGCTGCCCGTGAACACCTCATTGATCAAGCTTCCATGTTTTCAGATGCGCTGACCGAAGCGATTTTGGAAGAAACCGAGGTCACCGAAGCGATGATCTTGGCGGCTGTACGCCAGGGCGTCATTGAACGCAAGCTGACGCCGGTTTATATCGGCTCTGCTTATAAGAACAAAGGCATTCAGCCTCTCTTAAATGCGGTTACCCAGTTGCTGCCATGCCCGCTGGACATTGAAAACGAGGCCCTGGACATGAACAATGCTGAACAACCGGTGGTGCTGAGCAACGAAATAGACAAGCCCTTGGTCGCTTTGGCCTTTAAGCTAGAAGATGGCCCCTACGGTCAACTAACCTATGTTCGTGTCTATCAGGGGTCTCTGGCGAAAGGCGATACGATCGTCAACGTGCGCTCTGGGAAAAAAGTAAAGGTCGGCAGGGTTATTCGGATGCACTCGAATCAGATGGAAGATATCGAAACCATCCCTGCCGGCTATATCGGAGCGCTGTTCGGTATTGACTGTGCTTCCGGTGACAGTTTTGTTGCTCAGGGACTCGGTCTGACCATGACCTCCATGTATGTGCCCGAACCGGTCATATCTTTGGCCATATTTCCGAAAGACAACAAATCGGACGTCAATGTGTCCAAAGCCTTGGGGCGATTTACCAAAGAAGACCCCACCTTTAAGGTATTCGTGAATGCCGAAACCGGCGATACGATTATCTCCGGGATGGGCGAGTTGCATCTGGATGTCTATATTGAACGGATGCGGCGCGAGTATCAAGCTGAAGTGACCACCAGTCCGCCGCGGGTGGCCTATCGTGAAACCATTACCCAGAAGGCCGAATTTGACTACACTCACAAAAAACAAACCGGCGGTGCCGGCCAATTCGGAAGGGTTACCGGCTATATGGAACCGGTTCAGAACGAAGATTTTGTTTTTGAAAACAAAGTGGTGGGGGGCGCAATTCCGACCCAGTACATCGCGGCCTGTGAAAAAGGGTTCAAAAATTGCCTGCTGAAAGGGCCAAAGATGGAATTCCCCGTCACCGGAATTCGAGTCGTCATCAACGACGGTGCCTCTCACTCAGTGGATTCTTCCGATATGGCATTTCAGGCTGCAGCCCGCGGTGCTTTTTTGCAGGGATATGCCAAAGCCAAATCGGTTATTCAAGAGCCGATAATGAAGGTGGTCGTGGAAACGCCCACCGAATTTCAGGGCGCCGTCATGGCGACCCTCAATCAGCGTCGTGCCATGATTGTGGGCTCGCAGGATGAAGGTCCATTCAGTGAAATCGAAGCCCAGGTTCCCTTGTCTGAGATGTTTGGCTATTCAACTGACTTAAGGTCGGTGACCAAAGGTCAGGCCCAGTTTACGATGGAATTTTTAACCTATCGCCAAGTTCCGCAGTCCATCACAGATGATCTAATCAAAAAAGCCGCAACGGAGAAAAAGAACGTTGCCTAAAAATTGTTGCGCGACATGACAGACCTGCTGTACACTGGCATGTGCTGCACAGATGTTTAACGTCCAATGGCTGAAATAAAAAGCATCAAAAGCAAAAACGAGTTGATCGAAAACCAAAGACCGTCTGGTTTTGAATACCACATCCTTCCAATTCAGGATCCTCAGACTGCCGACAAGATCGAGGCAAGGTCTGCCAATAATATTTTTTACATGCGGGAAAGGAATATCAACATGCTGAAAAATGAGCTCATCTTGAAAAATCCCTTGCGGCGAATGGGTTTTGAAAGCG
This window of the Desulfobacterales bacterium genome carries:
- a CDS encoding Smr/MutS family protein, whose protein sequence is MKKSFSKKGLFRPFKDLKTLLDNRSATLKEKSDHLAAKAPASEINPDQDKQMFEAAMADVERLPHNICTDIEPPKGIVSATDKTNESDVLLQLEELVKSGKGFVVADTAEYIEGTGYNVSRVVTKRLHSGEFAVQGHIDLHGQSVESARTLFDHFFKESIASGKRMILIIHGRGLSSPADPVLKTKVIQWLTSGPWRKWVMAYASARLCDGGAGATYVLLRRRPATKRLKRKKRL
- the fusA gene encoding elongation factor G; the protein is MKTDINKVRNIGISAHIDSGKTTLTERILFYTQRIHTMHDVKGKDGVGATMDSMELEKERGITIASAATYCEWQDHEINIIDTPGHVDFTIEVERSLRVLDGAILVLCAVAGVQSQSITVDQQMKRYKVPGIAFINKCDRSGANPERVIAQLKDKLGHNAVAMQLPIGLEAGFEGVIDLVSMQAVYFDGDKGESVRHAQIPAERLAAAQAAREHLIDQASMFSDALTEAILEETEVTEAMILAAVRQGVIERKLTPVYIGSAYKNKGIQPLLNAVTQLLPCPLDIENEALDMNNAEQPVVLSNEIDKPLVALAFKLEDGPYGQLTYVRVYQGSLAKGDTIVNVRSGKKVKVGRVIRMHSNQMEDIETIPAGYIGALFGIDCASGDSFVAQGLGLTMTSMYVPEPVISLAIFPKDNKSDVNVSKALGRFTKEDPTFKVFVNAETGDTIISGMGELHLDVYIERMRREYQAEVTTSPPRVAYRETITQKAEFDYTHKKQTGGAGQFGRVTGYMEPVQNEDFVFENKVVGGAIPTQYIAACEKGFKNCLLKGPKMEFPVTGIRVVINDGASHSVDSSDMAFQAAARGAFLQGYAKAKSVIQEPIMKVVVETPTEFQGAVMATLNQRRAMIVGSQDEGPFSEIEAQVPLSEMFGYSTDLRSVTKGQAQFTMEFLTYRQVPQSITDDLIKKAATEKKNVA